A genomic region of Castor canadensis chromosome 16, mCasCan1.hap1v2, whole genome shotgun sequence contains the following coding sequences:
- the Bcam gene encoding basal cell adhesion molecule isoform X1: MEPPDTRARARRAARLLCLALLLAASPGVQAEVHVSVSPLVEVMQGQRVILNCTLLGKVDHYVLEWFLTDRSGARRRLASVEQQGSKLQGSVHDTKGRSPPYQLDPQGHLVLAEAQVSDELDYVCVVKAGAAGTAEATTSLRVFAKPEATEVIPNQGILSVMEELAQEIATCNSRNGKPVPQITWYRDGQRLEMSIRMKPEGYMTSRTVREASGLLSLTSTLYLRLNKTDRDASFHCAANYSLPSGHHGRLDSPVFHLTLHYPTEHVQFWLGSPSTTEGWVREGDSVQLLCRGDGSPSPEYTFFRLQNHQEEVLSTNLNGNLTLEGVQRGQSGTYGCRVEDYDAAEDTQLAQTLELHVAYLDPLELNVGEELSVFLNSSRTAVNCSARGLPVPTLRWTKDSVPLGDGPMLSLTSVTFDSAGTYICEASTPTVPLLSRTQSFKLLVQGSPELRPKEMESQAGDGWTEGDEVKLVCSARGYPEPQLTWSHRGGTPAEPSFEGQGWVSSYLTLKVTSALSREGVSCEATNALGKARHVFHFSSVAPQTAQAGVAVMAVAVSVGLLLLVVAAFYCMRRKGRPGCCRREKGAPPPGEPELSHSGSERPEQTGLLIGGASGGTRSGSGGFGDEC; encoded by the exons ATGGAGCCCCCGGACACCCGCGCCAGGGCGCGGAGGGCCGCGCGGCTGCTGTGTCTCGCGCTCCTGCTGGCGGCGTCCCCAG GTGTCCAGGCGGAGGTACACGTGTCTGTGTCCCCTCTAGTGGAGGTAATGCAAGGACAGCGCGTCATCCTGAACTGCACCCTCCTTGGGAAGGTCGACCACTATGTGCTGGAATGGTTCCTT ACTGACCGCTCCGGGGCCCGCCGCCGTCTGGCCTCGGTCGAGCAGCAGGGCTCTAAGCTGCAGGGCTCGGTACATGACACGAAGGGCCGCAGTCCCCCGTACCAGCTGGACCCCCAGGGACACCTGGTGCTAGCTGAGGCTCAGGTGAGCGATGAGCTGGACTACGTGTGTGTGGTGAAGGCTGGGGCAGCAGGCACTGCTGAGGCCACCACGAGTCTCCGAGTGTTTG caaaacCAGAGGCCACCGAGGTGATCCCCAACCAAGGGATACTGTCCGTGATGGAAGAGCTTGCCCAAGAG ATTGCCACCTGCAATAGCCGAAATGGGAAGCCGGTCCCCCAGATCACGTGGTATCGGGACGGGCAGCGGCTGGAGATGTCCATCAGGATGAAACCAG AAGGCTACATGACCAGTCGAACCGTCCGGGAGGCCTCGGGCCTGCTGTCTCTCACCAGCACCCTCTACCTCCGACTGAACAAGACTGATCGGGACGCCAGCTTCCACTGTGCAGCGAACTACAGCCTGCCTTCAGGCCACCATGGCCGCCTGGACAGCCCTGTCTTCCACCTTACCCTGCACT atCCCACGGAGCATGTGCAGTTCTGGCTGGGCAGCCCGTCCACCACCGAGGGCTGGGTGCGCGAGGGTGACTCTGTCCAGCTGCTCTGCCGGGGGGATGGCAGCCCCAGCCCAGAGTACACATTTTTCCGCCTTCAG AACCACCAGGAAGAAGTACTGAGCACCAACCTCAACGGGAACCTGACCCTGGAGGGGGTGCAGCGGGGCCAGAGTGGGACCTATGGCTGCAGGGTGGAAGACTATGACGCCGCCGAGGACACCCAGCTCGCCCAGACTCTGGAGCTGCACGTGGCCT ACCTGGACCCCCTGGAGCTGAACGTGGGGGAGGAGCTCTCTGTGTTCCTCAACAGCAGCCGCACCGCTGTGAACTGCTCTGCCCGGGGCCTGCCTGTCCCCACCCTGCGCTGGACCAAg GATTCTGTGCCCCTGGGAGATGGCCCCATGCTCTCGCTCACCTCTGTCACCTTCGACTCTGCTGGCACCTACATATGTGAGGCCTCCACACCCACGGTCCCCCTCCTCAGCCGCACTCAGAGCTTCAAGCTGCTGGTCCAAG GGTCACCTGAGTTAAGGCCAAAAGAGATGGAGTCCCAGGCAGGGGACGGCTGGACAGAAGGAGACGAAGTCAAGCTGGTCTGCTCTGCCCGCGGCTACCCAGAACCCCAACTCACCTGGAGCCACCGGGGTGGCACT CCAGCAGAGCCGTCCTTCGAGGGCCAGGGCTGGGTGAGCAGCTACCTGACCTTGAAGGTGACCAGCGCCCTGAGCCGAGAGGGCGTCTCCTGTGAGGCCACCAACGCCCTCGGGAAAGCCAGGCACGTCTTCCACTTCAGCTCGG TAGCTCCCCAGACCGCCCAGGCTGGAGTGGCCGTCATGGCTGTGGCTGTCAGCGTGGGCCTCCTGCTTCTGGTCGTTGCCGCCTTTTACTGCATGAGACGCAAAGGTCGCCCAGGCTGCTGCCGGCGCGAGAAGGGGGCTCC GCCACCAGGGGAGCCAGAACTGAGCCACTCGGGGTCCGAGAGGCCAGAGCAGACGGGTCTTCTCATTGGAGGTGCCTCTGGGGGGACGAGGAGTGGCAGTGGAGGCTTTGGAGATGAG TGCTGA
- the Bcam gene encoding basal cell adhesion molecule isoform X2, with amino-acid sequence MQGQRVILNCTLLGKVDHYVLEWFLTDRSGARRRLASVEQQGSKLQGSVHDTKGRSPPYQLDPQGHLVLAEAQVSDELDYVCVVKAGAAGTAEATTSLRVFAKPEATEVIPNQGILSVMEELAQEIATCNSRNGKPVPQITWYRDGQRLEMSIRMKPEGYMTSRTVREASGLLSLTSTLYLRLNKTDRDASFHCAANYSLPSGHHGRLDSPVFHLTLHYPTEHVQFWLGSPSTTEGWVREGDSVQLLCRGDGSPSPEYTFFRLQNHQEEVLSTNLNGNLTLEGVQRGQSGTYGCRVEDYDAAEDTQLAQTLELHVAYLDPLELNVGEELSVFLNSSRTAVNCSARGLPVPTLRWTKDSVPLGDGPMLSLTSVTFDSAGTYICEASTPTVPLLSRTQSFKLLVQGSPELRPKEMESQAGDGWTEGDEVKLVCSARGYPEPQLTWSHRGGTPAEPSFEGQGWVSSYLTLKVTSALSREGVSCEATNALGKARHVFHFSSVAPQTAQAGVAVMAVAVSVGLLLLVVAAFYCMRRKGRPGCCRREKGAPPPGEPELSHSGSERPEQTGLLIGGASGGTRSGSGGFGDEC; translated from the exons ATGCAAGGACAGCGCGTCATCCTGAACTGCACCCTCCTTGGGAAGGTCGACCACTATGTGCTGGAATGGTTCCTT ACTGACCGCTCCGGGGCCCGCCGCCGTCTGGCCTCGGTCGAGCAGCAGGGCTCTAAGCTGCAGGGCTCGGTACATGACACGAAGGGCCGCAGTCCCCCGTACCAGCTGGACCCCCAGGGACACCTGGTGCTAGCTGAGGCTCAGGTGAGCGATGAGCTGGACTACGTGTGTGTGGTGAAGGCTGGGGCAGCAGGCACTGCTGAGGCCACCACGAGTCTCCGAGTGTTTG caaaacCAGAGGCCACCGAGGTGATCCCCAACCAAGGGATACTGTCCGTGATGGAAGAGCTTGCCCAAGAG ATTGCCACCTGCAATAGCCGAAATGGGAAGCCGGTCCCCCAGATCACGTGGTATCGGGACGGGCAGCGGCTGGAGATGTCCATCAGGATGAAACCAG AAGGCTACATGACCAGTCGAACCGTCCGGGAGGCCTCGGGCCTGCTGTCTCTCACCAGCACCCTCTACCTCCGACTGAACAAGACTGATCGGGACGCCAGCTTCCACTGTGCAGCGAACTACAGCCTGCCTTCAGGCCACCATGGCCGCCTGGACAGCCCTGTCTTCCACCTTACCCTGCACT atCCCACGGAGCATGTGCAGTTCTGGCTGGGCAGCCCGTCCACCACCGAGGGCTGGGTGCGCGAGGGTGACTCTGTCCAGCTGCTCTGCCGGGGGGATGGCAGCCCCAGCCCAGAGTACACATTTTTCCGCCTTCAG AACCACCAGGAAGAAGTACTGAGCACCAACCTCAACGGGAACCTGACCCTGGAGGGGGTGCAGCGGGGCCAGAGTGGGACCTATGGCTGCAGGGTGGAAGACTATGACGCCGCCGAGGACACCCAGCTCGCCCAGACTCTGGAGCTGCACGTGGCCT ACCTGGACCCCCTGGAGCTGAACGTGGGGGAGGAGCTCTCTGTGTTCCTCAACAGCAGCCGCACCGCTGTGAACTGCTCTGCCCGGGGCCTGCCTGTCCCCACCCTGCGCTGGACCAAg GATTCTGTGCCCCTGGGAGATGGCCCCATGCTCTCGCTCACCTCTGTCACCTTCGACTCTGCTGGCACCTACATATGTGAGGCCTCCACACCCACGGTCCCCCTCCTCAGCCGCACTCAGAGCTTCAAGCTGCTGGTCCAAG GGTCACCTGAGTTAAGGCCAAAAGAGATGGAGTCCCAGGCAGGGGACGGCTGGACAGAAGGAGACGAAGTCAAGCTGGTCTGCTCTGCCCGCGGCTACCCAGAACCCCAACTCACCTGGAGCCACCGGGGTGGCACT CCAGCAGAGCCGTCCTTCGAGGGCCAGGGCTGGGTGAGCAGCTACCTGACCTTGAAGGTGACCAGCGCCCTGAGCCGAGAGGGCGTCTCCTGTGAGGCCACCAACGCCCTCGGGAAAGCCAGGCACGTCTTCCACTTCAGCTCGG TAGCTCCCCAGACCGCCCAGGCTGGAGTGGCCGTCATGGCTGTGGCTGTCAGCGTGGGCCTCCTGCTTCTGGTCGTTGCCGCCTTTTACTGCATGAGACGCAAAGGTCGCCCAGGCTGCTGCCGGCGCGAGAAGGGGGCTCC GCCACCAGGGGAGCCAGAACTGAGCCACTCGGGGTCCGAGAGGCCAGAGCAGACGGGTCTTCTCATTGGAGGTGCCTCTGGGGGGACGAGGAGTGGCAGTGGAGGCTTTGGAGATGAG TGCTGA